The Arachis hypogaea cultivar Tifrunner chromosome 16, arahy.Tifrunner.gnm2.J5K5, whole genome shotgun sequence genome contains a region encoding:
- the LOC112697518 gene encoding subtilisin-like protease SBT4.8 isoform X1, whose protein sequence is MPIEKRCVSLKYNNTRNASNKGIYYLCSGYRNLHIVYMGSLPKHNYSPTSHHLSMLQQITNDNDATNHMVRSYYKSFNGFAAMITNQEREKLKKMEGVVSVFPSKSLKPQTTRSWDFMGFKESIQRNKTAESDVIIGVIDTGIWPESESFNDHGFGPIPKKWKGACKGGKNFRCNNKIIGARYYLEDQPSARDIVGHGTHTASIAAGNKVVGASFNGIAEGVARGGVPSARIAAYSVCNEEQGCRPDAILAAFDDAIADGVDLITISIGQHEQETFDKDAIAIGSFHAMKKGILTINSAGNDGPNTATFSVSPWLFTVAATTMDRVLLGNGLMPLGKSINGFASNSAEILSSAGFINNSAPIVAEFSSVGPNMQIREIMKPDISAPGVDILAAYSPLAPPSPDKRDKRSVKYNILSGTSMACPHVAGAAAYVKTFHPDWSPAVIKSSLMTTAKPMNGSQLAEFSYGSGFLDPVRAINPGLVFDASKKDYVNLLCRIGYDTMEVRKISGDKSVCPSSSSHHHLPMAKDFNYPAIAAEIEPNKPFRINFTRTVTNVGFANSTYKAYIQQHSGINITVVPNILEFKSLKEKQSFVVHVVGGKFSDNSVVSSSLLWSDGTHSVRSPIILRVIKGKCYFYNKI, encoded by the coding sequence GAATCTTCACATTGTATACATGGGATCACTCCCAAAGCATAATTATTCTCCAACATCTCACCATCTTAGTATGCTGCAACAAATTACTAATGATAACGATGCAACAAATCACATGGTTAGAAGTTATTATAAGAGCTTTAATGGTTTTGCTGCAATGATCACTAACCAAGAAAGAGAGAAGCTGAAAAAGATGGAAGGAGTGGTTTCTGTTTTTCCAAGCAAATCACTCAAACCACAAACTACAAGGTCTTGGGACTTCATGGGGTTCAAAGAATCGATACAGAGAAACAAAACCGCTGAGAGTGATGTTATAATCGGAGTTATAGACACCGGAATCTGGCCAGAGTCAGAGAGCTTCAACGATCATGGTTTCGGTCCAATTCCCAAAAAGTGGAAAGGCGCATGCAAAGGTGGTAAAAACTTCAGATGCAACAATAAAATAATTGGTGCAAGATACTATCTAGAAGATCAACCTTCAGCAAGAGACATTGTTGGGCATGGAACTCACACAGCATCAATTGCAGCAGGGAATAAAGTTGTGGGAGCAAGCTTCAATGGAATCGCCGAAGGAGTTGCAAGAGGAGGTGTCCCATCAGCAAGAATTGCTGCTTATAGTGTGTGTAATGAAGAACAAGGGTGCAGACCTGATGCCATATTGGCTGCTTTTGATGATGCCATTGCCGATGGTGTGGATCTTATCACAATTTCAATTGGGCAACATGAGCAAGAGACCTTTGATAAAGACGCCATAGCAATTGGATCGTTTCATGCAATGAAAAAAGGGATCCTCACTATAAACTCTGCAGGTAACGATGGTCCTAACACTGCAACATTTAGTGTATCACCTTGGTTATTCACTGTTGCAGCTACCACTATGGATCGCGTTTTGCTTGGCAATGGATTAATGCCTTTGGGGAAGTCAATAAATGGGTTTGCATCAAATAGTGCTGAAATACTGAGTAGTGCAGGCTTCATAAACAATAGTGCTCCAATTGTTGCTGAATTCTCTTCTGTAGGACCTAATATGCAAATCAGAGAAATCATGAAGCCAGATATTAGTGCTCCTGGTGTAGACATTTTGGCTGCTTACTCACCTCTTGCACCACCTTCTCCTGATAAAAGAGATAAAAGATCTGTGAAATACAACATACTCTCTGGAACCTCAATGGCATGCCCCCATGTTGCTGGTGCAGCTGCATATGTTAAGACTTTTCATCCTGATTGGTCTCCGGCAGTTATAAAGTCTTCTCTTATGACCACTGCAAAACCAATGAATGGAAGTCAACTCGCAGAATTCTCCTATGGATCAGGGTTTTTGGACCCAGTTAGAGCCATAAATCCTGGTCTAGTTTTTGATGCTTCCAAAAAGGACTATGTGAATTTGCTTTGCAGAATTGGGTATGATACAATGGAAGTTCGAAAAATCTCAGGAGACAAAAGTGTTTGCCCTTCATCATCGTCTCATCATCATCTACCAATGGCAAAAGATTTTAATTATCCTGCAATTGCGGCTGAGATTGAACCAAATAAACCATTTAGGATTAATttcacaagaacagttacaaatGTTGGATTTGCTAACTCTACCTATAAGGCTTACATCCAACAACATTCTGGCATCAACATCACTGTTGTGCCTAACATACTCGAGTTTAAATCTCTCAAGGAGAAACAATCTTTTGTTGTTCATGTTGTTGGAGGGAAATTTAGTGACAACAGTGTAGTTTCATCGTCACTGTTGTGGAGCGATGGAACACATAGTGTAAGGAGTCCAATTATTTTACGTGTTATAAAAGGAAAATGCTACTTTTacaacaaaatttag
- the LOC112697518 gene encoding subtilisin-like protease SBT4.8 isoform X2: MGSLPKHNYSPTSHHLSMLQQITNDNDATNHMVRSYYKSFNGFAAMITNQEREKLKKMEGVVSVFPSKSLKPQTTRSWDFMGFKESIQRNKTAESDVIIGVIDTGIWPESESFNDHGFGPIPKKWKGACKGGKNFRCNNKIIGARYYLEDQPSARDIVGHGTHTASIAAGNKVVGASFNGIAEGVARGGVPSARIAAYSVCNEEQGCRPDAILAAFDDAIADGVDLITISIGQHEQETFDKDAIAIGSFHAMKKGILTINSAGNDGPNTATFSVSPWLFTVAATTMDRVLLGNGLMPLGKSINGFASNSAEILSSAGFINNSAPIVAEFSSVGPNMQIREIMKPDISAPGVDILAAYSPLAPPSPDKRDKRSVKYNILSGTSMACPHVAGAAAYVKTFHPDWSPAVIKSSLMTTAKPMNGSQLAEFSYGSGFLDPVRAINPGLVFDASKKDYVNLLCRIGYDTMEVRKISGDKSVCPSSSSHHHLPMAKDFNYPAIAAEIEPNKPFRINFTRTVTNVGFANSTYKAYIQQHSGINITVVPNILEFKSLKEKQSFVVHVVGGKFSDNSVVSSSLLWSDGTHSVRSPIILRVIKGKCYFYNKI; encoded by the coding sequence ATGGGATCACTCCCAAAGCATAATTATTCTCCAACATCTCACCATCTTAGTATGCTGCAACAAATTACTAATGATAACGATGCAACAAATCACATGGTTAGAAGTTATTATAAGAGCTTTAATGGTTTTGCTGCAATGATCACTAACCAAGAAAGAGAGAAGCTGAAAAAGATGGAAGGAGTGGTTTCTGTTTTTCCAAGCAAATCACTCAAACCACAAACTACAAGGTCTTGGGACTTCATGGGGTTCAAAGAATCGATACAGAGAAACAAAACCGCTGAGAGTGATGTTATAATCGGAGTTATAGACACCGGAATCTGGCCAGAGTCAGAGAGCTTCAACGATCATGGTTTCGGTCCAATTCCCAAAAAGTGGAAAGGCGCATGCAAAGGTGGTAAAAACTTCAGATGCAACAATAAAATAATTGGTGCAAGATACTATCTAGAAGATCAACCTTCAGCAAGAGACATTGTTGGGCATGGAACTCACACAGCATCAATTGCAGCAGGGAATAAAGTTGTGGGAGCAAGCTTCAATGGAATCGCCGAAGGAGTTGCAAGAGGAGGTGTCCCATCAGCAAGAATTGCTGCTTATAGTGTGTGTAATGAAGAACAAGGGTGCAGACCTGATGCCATATTGGCTGCTTTTGATGATGCCATTGCCGATGGTGTGGATCTTATCACAATTTCAATTGGGCAACATGAGCAAGAGACCTTTGATAAAGACGCCATAGCAATTGGATCGTTTCATGCAATGAAAAAAGGGATCCTCACTATAAACTCTGCAGGTAACGATGGTCCTAACACTGCAACATTTAGTGTATCACCTTGGTTATTCACTGTTGCAGCTACCACTATGGATCGCGTTTTGCTTGGCAATGGATTAATGCCTTTGGGGAAGTCAATAAATGGGTTTGCATCAAATAGTGCTGAAATACTGAGTAGTGCAGGCTTCATAAACAATAGTGCTCCAATTGTTGCTGAATTCTCTTCTGTAGGACCTAATATGCAAATCAGAGAAATCATGAAGCCAGATATTAGTGCTCCTGGTGTAGACATTTTGGCTGCTTACTCACCTCTTGCACCACCTTCTCCTGATAAAAGAGATAAAAGATCTGTGAAATACAACATACTCTCTGGAACCTCAATGGCATGCCCCCATGTTGCTGGTGCAGCTGCATATGTTAAGACTTTTCATCCTGATTGGTCTCCGGCAGTTATAAAGTCTTCTCTTATGACCACTGCAAAACCAATGAATGGAAGTCAACTCGCAGAATTCTCCTATGGATCAGGGTTTTTGGACCCAGTTAGAGCCATAAATCCTGGTCTAGTTTTTGATGCTTCCAAAAAGGACTATGTGAATTTGCTTTGCAGAATTGGGTATGATACAATGGAAGTTCGAAAAATCTCAGGAGACAAAAGTGTTTGCCCTTCATCATCGTCTCATCATCATCTACCAATGGCAAAAGATTTTAATTATCCTGCAATTGCGGCTGAGATTGAACCAAATAAACCATTTAGGATTAATttcacaagaacagttacaaatGTTGGATTTGCTAACTCTACCTATAAGGCTTACATCCAACAACATTCTGGCATCAACATCACTGTTGTGCCTAACATACTCGAGTTTAAATCTCTCAAGGAGAAACAATCTTTTGTTGTTCATGTTGTTGGAGGGAAATTTAGTGACAACAGTGTAGTTTCATCGTCACTGTTGTGGAGCGATGGAACACATAGTGTAAGGAGTCCAATTATTTTACGTGTTATAAAAGGAAAATGCTACTTTTacaacaaaatttag
- the LOC112697519 gene encoding protein PHOX1-like: MFFFLVFLFFFFIYVLFSLFSRFFFSIFHSEIVFEEDEDIENVARQRAEPVANRVITVEDWLVQFARLFKNHVGFDSDAYLDIHEVGMKLYSEAMEDTASDDDAQELFEIAADKFQEMAALAFFNWGNVHMSRARKRVSSAEDGSRESLESIKSAYDWAQNEYTKAETRYEEAVRIKPDFYEGLLALGYQQFEQAKLHWCYSVATNKDLDIGASEEVLQYYNKAEDSMEKGMLMWEEIEEQRLNGLSKFDKYKEQLEKMDLHNLFRDVSPEEAEEQASKMRLQVYLLWGTLLYERSVVEYKLGLPTWEECLEVAVEKFELAGASSTDIGVMIKNHSSNTTALGGFKIDEIVQAWNEMYDGW, translated from the exons atgttcttcttcctcgtcttcctcttcttcttcttcatttacgttcttttctctctgttttctcgtttttttttttcgatttttcatagtgaaatcgtttttgaagaagatgagGATATAGAGAATGTAGCTAGGCAAAGAGCCGAACCGGTAGCAAACCGGGTGATTACTGTGGAGGACTGGCTTGTCCAGTTTGCAAGGCTGTTCAAGAACCATGTTGGGTTTGACTCTGATGCATATCTAGATATTCACGAGGTTGGAATGAAGCTATATTCCGAAGCAATGGAGGATACTGCATCGGATGATGATGCTCAAGAACTGTTTGAAATTGCAGCAGATAAATTTCAAGAAATGGCAGCTTTGGCATTCTTTAATTGGGGGAATGTTCACATGTCTAGGGCAAGGAAGCGTGTATCCTCTGCAGAGGATGGATCAAGAGAGTCTTTGGAGAGTATCAAGTCTGCATATGACTGGGCTCAAAATGAGTACACAAAAGCAGAAACGAGATACGAAGAGGCCGTGAGAATCAAACCcgacttctatgaaggacttctTGCTCTCGGGTATCAGCAGTTTGAGCAAGCAAAGCTTCATTGGTGTTATTCGGTGGCAACCAATAAGGACCTGGACATTGGTGCTTCTGAAGAGGTTTTGCAGTACTATAACAAGGCAGAGGATAGCATGGAGAAAGGCATGTTGATGTGGGAAGAGATTGAGGAGCAGCGTTTGAATGGATTATCCAAATTCGACAAATATAAAGAACAGTTAGAGAAAATGGATTTGCATAATCTTTTCCGGGATGTTTCTCCGGAGGAAGCCGAAGAGCAGGCTTCAAAGATGAGGTTACAGGTATATCTTTTATGGGGAACGTTGTTGTATGAGCGCTCTGTTGTGGAATATAAGCTAGGCCTACCCACATGGGAGGAATGCTTGGAGGTTGCTGTTGAAAAGTTTGAACTAGCTGGAGCTTCTTCGACCGACATAGGTGTCATGATAAAGAATCATAGTTCTAATACAACAGCACTTGGAG GGTTCAAAATTGACGAGATAGTGCAAGCATGGAATGAGATGTATGATGGGTGGTAA